One genomic window of Equus caballus isolate H_3958 breed thoroughbred chromosome 6, TB-T2T, whole genome shotgun sequence includes the following:
- the BAZ2A gene encoding bromodomain adjacent to zinc finger domain protein 2A isoform X8, which yields MEANDHFNFTGLPPAPAASGLKPSPSSGEGLYTNGSPMNFPQQGKSLNGDVNVNGLSTVSHTTTSGILNSAPHSSSTSHLHHPNVAYDCLWNYSQYPSANPGSNLKDPPLLSQFSGGQYPLNGILGGSRQPSSPSHNTNLRAGSQEFWANGTQSPMGLNFDSQELYDSFPDQNFEEVGSSIHPDEAAEKELSSVVAENGTGLVGSLELEEEQPAEPSGWCFCGSSTSSRVGVQIISSSCRAAGLERAELKMCGYNGSVPSVESLHQEVSVLVPDPTVSCLDDPSHLPDQLEDTPILSEVSLEPFNTLAPEPVSGGLYGIDDTELMGAEDKLPLEDSPVISALDCPSLNNATAFSLLADDSQTSASIFASPASPPVLGESVLQDNSFDLNNGSDAEQEEMETQASDFPPPLAQPVPDQSSTIQLHPATAPAVSPTASPAISLAVSPAASPEISPEVSPAVSPAASPELSPAVSPAAFPTVSPTSSAALPPVSSEVSLTASPVTSPKVSPAASPAAVFPVASPGNKDVSSFPETTADLEEITGEGVTASGSGDVLRRRIATPEEVRLPLQHGWRREVRIKKGSHRWQGETWYYGPCGKRMKQFPEVIKYLSRNVVHNVRREHFSFSPRMPVGDFFEERDTPEGLQWVQLSAEEIPSRIQAITGKRGRPRNTEKAKTKEVPKVKRGRGRPPKVKITELLNKTDNRLLKKLEAQETLNEEDKAKMSKIKKKVKQKVQRGECQTAGQGQARNKRKQETKSLKQKEAKKKSKAEKEKVKTKQEKLKEKVKREKKEKVKMKEKEEVTKTKAACKADKTLTSQRRLEERQRQQMILEEMKKPTEDMCLTDHQPLPNFSRIPGLILPSGAFSDCLTIVEFLHSFGKVLGFDPAKDVPSLGVLQEGLLCQGDSLGEVQDLLVRLLKAALYDPGLPSYCQSLKILGEKVSEIPLTRDNVSEILRCFLMAYGVEPALCDSLRTQPFQAQPPQQKAAVLAFLVHELNGSTLIINEIDKTLESMSSYRKNKWIVEGRLRRLKTALAKRTGRPEVEMQGPEEGLGRRRSSRIMEETSGMEEEEEEEITAVVHGRRGRRDGEVDATASSIPELERQIEKLSKRQLFFRKKLLHSSQMLRAVSLGQDRYRRRYWVLPYLAGIFVEGTEGSLVPEDVIKQEADSLKVAGHTAPSPAPCSLKRELAGSSTSTSSPARARGRPRKTKPGSMHPRHLKSPFRGQESEQPQAQLQPETQPHPQLQAHAQPQPQPQPQLQSHPQSHNGFLEPEGSPLSLGQSQHDLSQSAFLSWLSQTQSHGSLLSSSVLTPDSSPGKLDSTPSQPLEEPEPDEAESSPDSQAPWFNFSAQIPCNAAPTPPPAVSEDQPTPSLQLPASSKPANRPSAANPCSPVQLFSTPLPGVAPKRRAGDPGETPQSPAGLRQPKRRGRPPSKFFKQMEQRYLTQLTAQPVPAEMCSGWWWIQDPETLDATLKALHPRGIREKALHKHLNKHRDFLQEVCLRPSTDPIFEPSQLPPFQEGILSWSPKEKTYETDLAVLQWVEELEQRVILSDLQIRGWTCPSPDSTREDLAYCEHLPDSQEDITWRGRGREGLAPVRKTTNPLDLAVMRLAALEQNVERRYLREPLWPAHEVVLEKALLSSPSSAPQCATTEISYEITPRIRAWRQTLERCRSAAQVCLCLGQLERSIAWEKSVNKVTCLVCRKGDNDEFLLLCDGCDRGCHIYCHRPKMEAVPEGDWFCAVCLAQQVEGEFTQKPRFPKRGQKRKSSYVLNFPEGDGRRRRVLSRGRESPAVPRYSEEGLSPSKRRRLSMRNHHSDLTFCEIILMEMESHDAAWPFLEPVNPRLVSGYRRIIKNPMDFSTMRERLLRGGYTSSEEFAADALLVFDNCQTFNEDDSEVGKAGHIMRRFFESRWEEFYQGKQANL from the exons ATGGAGGCAAACGACCATTTTAACTTTACTGGCCTTCCCCCTGCACCTGCTGCCTCAGGACTGAAACCCTCTCCCTCCTCAGGGGAGGGCCTCTACACTAACGGGTCTCCCATGAACTTCCCCCAGCAAGGGAAAA gTTTGAATGGGGATGTGAATGTTAATGGCTTATCTACTGTATCTCACACTACTACTTCAGGGATTTTGAACTCTGctccccactcctccagcacCTCACACCTCCATCACCCCAACGTGGCCTACGACTGTCTCTGGAACTACTCACAGTACCCATCTGCCAATCCTGGCAGCAACCTCAAGGACCCACCCCTTCTCTCCCAGTTCTCTGGGGGACAATACCCACTCAACGGCATCCTTGGGGGCAGCCGGCAACCTTCATCCCCAAGTCACAACACTAACCTTCGGGCTGGGAGCCAGGAATTCTGGGCCAACGGCACCCAGAGTCCCATGGGGCTTAACTTCGACTCACAGGAACTGTATGATTCCTTTCCTGACCAGAATTTTGAG GAGGTAGGCAGTAGTATCCATCCTGATGAGGCGGCAGAAAAGGAGCTGTCTTCAGTTGTGGCAGAGAATGGCACTGGCTTGGTAGGCAgcctggagctggaggaagagcagCCAG CAGAGCCAAGTGGCTGGTGTTTTTGTGGCAGCAGCACCAGCTCGCGAGTGGGAGTGCAAATTATTTCAAGCTCATGCAGAGCTGCTGGCCTGGAGAGGGCAG AACTGAAGATGTGTGGCTACAATGGCTCCGTCCCTTCTGTGGAATCATTACACCAAGAGGTCTCAGTCTTGGTCCCTGACCCCACAGTGAGCTGCTTAGATGATCCTTCACATCTTCCTGATCAACTGGAAGACACTCCAATCCTCAGTGAAGTCTCTCTGGAGCCCTTCAACACTCTGGCACCAG AGCCAGTGAGTGGAGGACTCTATGGTATAGATGACACGGAGCTGATGGGTGCAGAGGACAAGCTGCCTCTTGAGGACAGCCCTGTGATTTCTGCCCTTGACTGCCCTTCCCTCAATAACGCCACTGCCTTCAGTCTCCTGGCAGATGACAGTCAAACTTCAGCCTCTATTTTTGCCAGCCCTGCttctccacctgtccttggggaATCTGTCCTGCAGG ATAACAGCTTTGACCTGAATAATGGTAGTGATGCAgaacaggaagaaatggagactcAGGCTTCAGACTTCCCACCACCTCTGGCCCAACCAGTCCCTGACCAGTCATCCACTATTCAGCTACATCCAGCAACCGCACCAGCAGTCTCACCAACAGCCTCCCCAGCAATCTCCCTGGCAGTTTCTCCAGCAGCCTCCCCTGAAATCTCTCCAGAGGTCTCCCCAGCAGTTTCTCCAGCAGCCTCTCCAGAACTCTCCCCAGCCGTCTCCCCAGCAGCCTTCCCTACAGTCTCTCCAACTTCCTCGGCAGCCCTCCCACCAGTATCCTCGGAAGTCTCCTTGACAGCCTCCCCGGTGACCTCCCCAAAAGTGTCCCCTGCAGCTTCCCCAGCAGCTGTCTTCCCAGTAGCCTCCCCAGGAAATAAGGATGTCAGCAGCTTTCCTGAAACCACTGCTGACCTGGAAGAGATCACCGGCGAAGGAGTCACTGCTTCTGGCAGTG GTGATGTCCTGAGGAGACGTATTGCTACCCCTGAAGAAGTTCGTCTTCCCCTCCAACATGG gtggcgGAGAGAGGTGCGCATCAAGAAGGGCAGCCACCGCTGGCAGGGAGAGACCTGGTATTACGGCCCCTGTGGGAAGAGGATGAAACAGTTCCCGGAAGTGATCAAG TACCTGAGCCGCAACGTGGTACACAATGTCCGCCGTGAGCACTTCAGCTTCAGTCCCCGTATGCCTGTTGGAGATTTCTTTGAAGAGAGAGACACACCAGAG GGCTTGCAGTGGGTACAGCTCTCAGCAGAGGAGATCCCATCCAGGATTCAGGCAATTACTGGGAAACGGGGCCGACCTCGAAACACTGAGAAGGCCAAGACCAAGGAAGTCCCCAAGGTGAAACGGGGCCGAGGTCGGCCACCCAAGGTCAAAATCACTGAGCTGTTGAATAAGACAGACAACCGCCTCCTAAAGAAATTGGAGGCCCAAG AAACGCTGAATGAGGAGGATAAAGCAAAGATGAGTAAAATCAAGAAGAAGGTGAAGCAGAAGGTACAGCGGGGAGAGTGTCAGACTGCTGGCCAAGGGCAG GCCAGAAACAAGCGGAAACAAGAGACCAAGAGCTTAAAGCAGAAGGAAGCTAAGAAGAAATCCAAG GCTGAGAAGGAGAAGGTaaagacaaagcaggaaaaactgaaagaaaaagtcaagagggagaagaaggagaaggtaaaaatgaaggaaaaggaggaggtgaCCAAAACCAAGGCAGCCTGTAAAGCAGATAAAACCCTGACCTCGCAGAGGCGCTTGGAGGAGCGGCAGAGACAGCAGATGATCTTGGAAGAGATGAAGAAGCCCACAGAGGATATGTGTCTGACTGACCACCAG CCCCTGCCCAACTTCTCACGCATCCCTGGTCTCATCCTGCCTAGTGGGGCCTTCTCAGACTGCTTGACCATTGTGGAGTTTCTGCACAGCTTTGGCAAGGTGCTGGGCTTTGACCCTGCCAAAGATGTACCTAGCCTGGGGGTCCTGCAGGAGGGACTTCTGTGTCAAGGCGACAGCTTGGGCGAGGTGCAAGATCTGCTTGTGCGGCTGCTGAAGGCTGCCCTCTACGACCCTGGCTTGCCCTCCTACTGTCAG TCCTTAAAGATCTTGGGGGAGAAGGTATCTGAGATCCCACTGACAAGAGACAACGTGTCTGAGATCCTGCGCTGCTTCCTCATGGCATATGGAGTGGAGCCAGCCCTCTGTGACAGCCTGCGCACCCAGCCTTTTCAGGCCCAGCCACCCCAACAGAAGGCTGCTGTCCTGGCCTTCCTGGTGCATGAGCTCAACGGCTCCACCCTCATCATCAa TGAGATTGACAAGACTCTGGAGAGTATGTCCAGCTACAGGAAAAACAAGTGGATTGTTGAAGGCCGGCTCCGGAG ACTGAAAACTGCTCTGGCCAAGCGAACTGGGCGGCCTGAGGTAGAGATGCAAGGGCCAGAGGAAGGCCTGGGGCGGAGGCGCAGTTCTCGGATCATGGAGGAGACCAGTGGcatggaagaggaggaagaggaggagattaCAGCAGTTGTCCATGGCCGTAGGGGTCGAAGAGATGGAGAG GTTGATGCCACAGCATCTAGCATCCCAGAGCTAGAGCGCCAGATAGAAAAACTCAGCAAG CGTCAGCTTTTCTTTCGCAAAAAGCTGCTTCACTCATCCCAGATGCTTCGGGCAGTCTCCTTGGGTCAGGACCGCTACAGACGCCGCTACTGGGTGTTGCCCTATTTGGCTGGTATCTTTGTGGAAGGAACAGAGGGGAGCTTAG TTCCTGAGGATGTGATAAAGCAGGAAGCTGACTCCTTGAAAGTAGCAGGCCATACAGCACCCAGCCCAGCTCCCTGCTCTCTGAAGAGGGAATTAGctggctccagcacctccaccagTTCTCCTGCCCGGGCCCGAGGCCGACCTCGAAAAACTAAGCCTGGGTCTATGCATCCTAGGCACCTTAAATCCCCTTTTAGGGGTCAGGAGTCAGAACAGCCCCAAGCCCAGCTTCAGCCTGAGACTCAGCCCCATCCTCAGCTTCAGGCTCAtgcccagcctcagccccagccccagccccagcttcaGTCCCATCCTCAGTCCCATAATGGGTTCCTGGAGCCAGAAGGCTCCCCTTTGTCTCTGGGTCAGAGCCAGCATGACCTCAGCCAGTCAGCCTTCCTGTCTTGGCTAAGCCAGACTCAGAGCCATGGCTCCCTGTTGAGCAGCTCAGTCCTCACTCCTGATAGCAGCCCTGGAAAACTGGACTCGACCCCATCACAGCCCCTAGAGGAGCCAGAGCCTGATGAGGCGGAATCCAGCCCTGATTCTCAAGCTCCCTGGTTTAACTTCTCAGCTCAGATACCCTGCAACGCTGCCCCTACGCCACCCCCTGCAGTTTCTGAGGACCAGCCTACTCCCTCCCTCCAGCTACCTGCCTCCTCCAAGCCA GCGAACAGACCCAGTGCTGCCAACCCCTGTTCTCCAGTGCAGCTCTTTTCCACCCCTTTGCCTGGGGTGGCCCCTAAGAGGCGAGCAGGAGACCCTGGAGAAACACCACAAAGTCCCGCAGGGCTGCGACAGCCAAAACGGAGAGGGAGACCCCCCAGTAAGTTCTTCAAACAGATGGAGCAGCGTTACCTAACCCAGCTGACAGCCCAGCCTGTCCCTGCTG AGATGTGCTCAGGCTGGTGGTGGATCCAAGATCCTGAGACATTGGATGCCACACTCAAGGCCCTGCACCCCCGAGGCATCCGGGAGAAGGCACTTCACAAACACCTAAACAAGCACAGGGACTTCTTACAGGAAGTCTGCCTTCGGCCCTCAACTG ACCCCATTTTTGAGCCCAGTCAGCTACCTCCCTTTCAAGAAGGGATTTTAAGCTGGTCTCCCAAAGAGAAGACATATGAGACAGACCTGGCTGTGCTTCAGTGGGTAGAGGAGCTGGAACAGCGGGTTATCCTGTCTGATCTGCAGATTCGG GGCTGGACATGTCCTAGCCCAGACTCTACTCGTGAAGACTTGGCCTACTGTGAGCATCTGCCCGACTCCCAGGAGGACATCACCTGGAGAGGTCGAGGCAGGGAAGGTCTGGCACCCGTGCGTAAAACTACCAACCCTCTGGACCTGGCTGTGATGCGACTGGCTGCCCTGGAGCAGAATGTGGAGCGACGGTATCTACGGGAGCCCCTCTGGCCAGCTCACGAGGTTGTGCTGGAGAAGGCCCTGCTCAGCTCCCCCAGTAGTGCCCCGCAGTGCGCCACTACAGAGAT ATCATATGAGATCACCCCTCGCATTCGGGCCTGGCGCCAGACACTCGAGCGGTGCCGCAGTGCAGCCCAGGTGTGTTTGTGCCTGGGCCAGCTGGAGAGGTCCATTGCCTGGGAGAAGTCCGTCAACAAAGTG ACCTGTCTAGTCTGCCGGAAGGGTGACAACGATGAGTTTCTTCTGCTTTGTGATGGATGTGACCGTGGCTGCCACATTTACTGCCATCGGCCCAAGATGGAGGCTGTCCCAGAAGGAGACTGGTTCTGTGCTGTCTGTTTGGCCCAG CAGGTAGAGGGAGAATTCACTCAGAAGCCTCGTTTCCCAAAACGAGGCCAGAAGCGGAAAAGTAGTTATGTGCTGAACTTCCCAGAGGGTGATGGCCGCCGACGCCGGGTACTGTCAAGGGGCCGAGAAAGCCCAGCAGTGCCTCGGTACTCCGAAGAAGGGCTGTCCCCCTCGAAGCGGCGGCGACTCTCCATGCGGAACCACCACAGTGATCTCACATTTTGCGA GATTATCTTGATGGAGATGGAGTCCCATGATGCAGCCTGGCCCTTCCTGGAGCCTGTGAACCCACGTTTGGTGAGTGGGTACCGGCGCATCATCAAAAACCCTATGGATTTTTCCACCATGCGGGAGCGGCTGCTCCGGGGAGG GTACACCAGCTCAGAGGAGTTTGCGGCTGACGCACTCCTGGTCTTTGACAACTGCCAGACCTTCAACGAGGATGACTCTGAAGTGGGCAAGGCTGGGCACATCATGCGCCGCTTCTTCGAGAGCCGCTGGGAGGAGTTTTATCAGGGAAAACAGGCCAATCTATGA